From a region of the Fischerella sp. JS2 genome:
- a CDS encoding heme oxygenase (biliverdin-producing) yields MSSNLAIKLRTGTQKSHTAAENVGFMKCFLKGIVDRGCFAKFLGNLYYVYSQLEAEIEKHQDHAIVGSIYFPELNRQAALEKDMEFYYGKDWRSHVKISPTAQNYIARIQEVSATAPELLIGHAYTRYMGDLSGGQMLQKIAQSVLKLEGYQGTSFYNFDQIPDKKAFKDKYRQALDTLNVDDSTAEKIVAEANNAFSFNMKMAQELEGNLVQAIGQVLFNSLTRGQETVIS; encoded by the coding sequence ATGAGTAGCAATTTAGCGATTAAGCTTCGTACCGGAACCCAAAAATCCCACACAGCAGCAGAAAACGTGGGATTCATGAAGTGTTTTCTCAAAGGGATTGTAGATAGAGGCTGCTTTGCCAAATTTTTAGGTAACTTGTATTACGTCTACAGCCAACTGGAAGCGGAGATAGAAAAACATCAAGATCACGCCATAGTCGGTAGTATTTATTTTCCAGAACTAAATCGCCAAGCCGCTTTAGAAAAAGATATGGAATTTTACTATGGTAAAGACTGGCGATCGCACGTCAAAATATCTCCTACTGCCCAGAATTATATTGCCCGAATTCAAGAAGTATCTGCAACAGCACCTGAGTTATTGATTGGACACGCATACACCCGCTACATGGGCGATCTTTCCGGCGGTCAGATGTTACAGAAAATTGCTCAGTCAGTCTTAAAGCTAGAAGGTTATCAAGGTACGTCTTTTTACAACTTTGACCAAATTCCTGATAAAAAGGCTTTTAAAGACAAGTATCGTCAAGCATTAGACACATTAAATGTTGATGATTCCACAGCAGAAAAAATTGTCGCAGAAGCAAATAATGCCTTCAGTTTCAATATGAAAATGGCTCAAGAACTAGAAGGAAATTTAGTTCAAGCAATTGGCCAAGTATTATTTAATTCCCTAACTCGTGGTCAAGAAACAGTTATCAGTTAA